From Gemmatimonadaceae bacterium, the proteins below share one genomic window:
- a CDS encoding TolC family protein yields the protein MIRLCGGRPALVAVATAILAFVGMGVPRSAPAQQEDSTATRRSIQRLEDAYALLEASPRIRAARSAAQAALAVAPTAGTLDDPQVQLGLMNRQLPGLAPMSPLGMTQLQVMQMLPLTRRLRLARGAADATASAAAANAAAVEWSERLRVSEAFHDVWRLEQSMEIVAETKQVMEQLLTVARAMYEVGDGRQADVLRARVQVEQMDEELQRLASARVTAVARLNGLLDRPAGAAVGRTVVASRGRTIPPLDSVADLADRRRPELVAGAALVESANSALAATRLELWPDLQVGVAVGQRREGGATERMGSLMLGASLPVFAARRQLAWRTEREAMLAMAQADLQAMRATTRAEIEGALAELHKSQRLLALYDTSILPQAAATVESSLLAYRAGDLPFMSLAESQVALNEFRLEYVALQADEGRLWATLEALVAAALPAPGEGE from the coding sequence ATGATTCGACTTTGTGGGGGCCGACCTGCGTTGGTCGCCGTCGCCACCGCGATTCTTGCGTTCGTGGGCATGGGTGTTCCGCGCTCGGCGCCCGCGCAGCAGGAGGATAGCACCGCGACACGGAGGTCCATCCAGCGGCTCGAGGACGCATATGCATTGCTCGAGGCGAGCCCCAGGATTCGGGCTGCGCGGTCCGCCGCGCAGGCCGCCCTCGCCGTTGCGCCAACCGCCGGCACACTGGACGACCCGCAGGTGCAGCTCGGTCTGATGAATCGCCAACTCCCGGGACTTGCACCGATGTCGCCGCTCGGGATGACGCAGCTCCAGGTGATGCAGATGCTCCCCCTCACGCGGCGGTTGCGGCTCGCGCGCGGCGCGGCGGACGCCACCGCCAGTGCGGCGGCCGCGAACGCCGCGGCCGTGGAGTGGAGCGAGCGACTGCGGGTGAGTGAGGCCTTCCACGACGTCTGGCGGCTTGAGCAATCGATGGAAATCGTCGCCGAGACCAAACAGGTGATGGAGCAGCTCCTGACCGTGGCGCGAGCGATGTATGAGGTCGGGGATGGTCGCCAGGCCGACGTGCTGCGCGCGCGCGTCCAAGTCGAGCAGATGGACGAGGAACTGCAACGGCTTGCGTCGGCTCGTGTTACCGCCGTGGCCCGCCTGAACGGTCTTCTCGACCGCCCAGCGGGCGCGGCCGTTGGCCGCACGGTGGTGGCGTCGCGGGGACGAACGATCCCGCCGCTCGATTCCGTCGCGGATTTGGCGGATCGGCGGCGCCCGGAGCTGGTGGCCGGAGCGGCTCTTGTGGAGAGCGCCAATTCGGCGCTTGCAGCCACGCGCCTCGAGCTCTGGCCGGACCTGCAGGTGGGCGTTGCGGTCGGTCAGCGGCGGGAGGGCGGCGCGACGGAACGGATGGGGAGCCTGATGCTCGGTGCGTCGCTGCCCGTCTTTGCCGCGAGGCGTCAGCTGGCCTGGCGAACCGAACGCGAGGCGATGTTGGCGATGGCGCAGGCCGACCTGCAGGCGATGCGCGCGACAACCCGTGCCGAGATCGAGGGCGCGCTGGCAGAGCTGCACAAGTCGCAACGCCTGTTGGCCCTATACGACACGAGCATCCTTCCGCAGGCGGCGGCAACGGTCGAATCCTCATTGCTGGCGTATCGAGCTGGCGATCTGCCGTTTATGTCGCTCGCTGAGAGCCAGGTGGCCCTCAACGAGTTTCGGCTGGAGTATGTGGCGTTGCAAGCGGACGAGGGACGGCTGTGGGCAACTCTTGAGGCCCTAGTGGCCGCGGCGCTTCCGGCGCCAGGGGAGGGGGAATGA
- the atpE gene encoding ATP synthase F0 subunit C, with protein sequence MLQEAAVAATSNGQGLSLIGAGLGAGLAVIGAGMGIGRIGGQAVEGMARQPEAAGKIQTAALILAALIEGAALFGVVVAFQIQGKF encoded by the coding sequence ATGCTTCAGGAAGCCGCCGTGGCCGCGACGTCCAACGGCCAGGGTCTCTCGCTCATCGGTGCCGGTCTCGGCGCCGGCCTCGCCGTGATCGGCGCGGGCATGGGCATCGGCCGCATCGGCGGCCAGGCCGTCGAGGGCATGGCCCGTCAGCCCGAGGCTGCTGGCAAGATCCAGACGGCCGCGCTGATTCTCGCCGCCCTCATCGAAGGCGCCGCGCTGTTCGGCGTCGTCGTCGCGTTCCAGATCCAGGGCAAGTTCTAA
- a CDS encoding efflux RND transporter periplasmic adaptor subunit: protein MTSESRDVVAASADGSRRRRSVLLMAGVLVTAAAASWWLSRGPAAANDVGHDHGGGPASETRASVTVDSAAAKRIGITYATAARASLARELRAVGTVVPDEGRLHSISPKVEGWIERLWVNTTGQFVREGEPLFSIYSPQLVAAQEEYLLARRLAAAAPGPDSDALVRAASRRLEYWDIQQRELTAIAAEGQPRRALTLYSPVAGYVLTRRIVAGQRIMSGDEVLALADLSTVWVEGEVFEQDAAMLREGVPVELRFEALNGHRRLARIAYVYPTVDDATRTLRVRVVLDNRDGRLKPGMYASLVLRPSEGDALVIPRSAVLSTGVRDVVFVRMADGMLMPHEVRLGRRSDTMVEVLDGIAIGDVVVASATFLVDAESNVRAALGAMAAMPGMSDMEASTPTPPAAPDGHGRH from the coding sequence ATGACCAGCGAGTCGCGCGACGTGGTGGCCGCATCCGCCGATGGGAGTCGGCGTCGGCGGTCCGTGCTACTGATGGCCGGCGTGCTCGTGACCGCAGCGGCGGCGAGCTGGTGGCTGTCCCGCGGTCCCGCCGCGGCGAACGACGTCGGGCACGATCATGGCGGCGGTCCAGCGAGTGAGACCCGCGCCAGTGTGACGGTGGACTCGGCCGCGGCCAAGCGCATCGGGATCACCTATGCCACGGCTGCCCGCGCTTCGTTGGCACGTGAGCTGCGCGCCGTGGGAACTGTTGTTCCGGACGAGGGGCGCCTGCACAGCATCTCGCCCAAGGTCGAGGGCTGGATTGAGCGTCTCTGGGTGAATACCACGGGTCAGTTCGTGCGCGAGGGCGAGCCGTTGTTCAGCATCTACTCCCCGCAGTTAGTCGCCGCACAGGAGGAGTACCTGCTTGCCCGGCGCTTGGCCGCCGCAGCGCCAGGCCCCGACTCGGACGCGCTTGTCCGTGCCGCTTCGCGGCGGCTGGAGTACTGGGACATCCAGCAGCGGGAGCTGACGGCGATCGCGGCAGAAGGACAACCGCGGCGCGCGCTGACGCTGTATTCGCCCGTGGCCGGGTATGTGCTGACGCGTCGAATCGTCGCCGGGCAGCGCATTATGTCGGGTGATGAGGTCCTTGCGCTCGCAGACCTCTCGACGGTGTGGGTGGAGGGTGAGGTGTTCGAGCAGGATGCCGCGATGCTGCGGGAGGGCGTGCCGGTCGAACTGCGCTTCGAGGCGTTGAACGGCCACCGGCGGCTGGCACGCATTGCGTATGTGTATCCCACCGTGGATGACGCGACGCGCACGTTGCGGGTCCGCGTCGTACTGGACAACCGCGACGGCCGGCTCAAGCCCGGAATGTACGCGTCGCTGGTCCTCCGGCCGTCGGAGGGCGACGCCTTGGTCATCCCCAGGTCCGCGGTGCTCTCCACCGGCGTCCGGGACGTGGTGTTCGTGCGGATGGCAGATGGTATGCTGATGCCGCACGAGGTACGGCTGGGGCGTCGCAGCGACACGATGGTCGAGGTTCTTGACGGGATTGCCATCGGCGATGTCGTGGTCGCGTCTGCGACCTTCCTCGTCGATGCGGAGTCGAATGTGCGCGCGGCGCTCGGCGCGATGGCGGCGATGCCGGGAATGTCCGATATGGAGGCGTCGACTCCGACGCCGCCCGCGGCGCCGGACGGGCACGGGAGGCACTAG
- a CDS encoding AtpZ/AtpI family protein, whose product MSGSKGVASLGGAGKYVGLGFQFVASILLFLWIGKWLDAKVGTDGPFVLLGVFIGAGAAFYSMYRGLMADQRREEEAEARRRAAAAAKQGGEER is encoded by the coding sequence TTGTCAGGCTCCAAGGGAGTCGCATCCCTTGGCGGGGCAGGCAAGTACGTCGGTTTGGGCTTCCAGTTCGTCGCCTCGATCCTGCTGTTCCTCTGGATCGGGAAATGGCTGGATGCGAAGGTCGGGACCGACGGCCCGTTCGTGCTCCTGGGGGTGTTCATCGGCGCAGGCGCGGCCTTCTACTCGATGTACCGGGGACTGATGGCCGACCAACGCCGAGAGGAGGAAGCCGAGGCGCGGCGACGCGCGGCGGCGGCAGCAAAGCAGGGCGGGGAGGAACGGTGA
- a CDS encoding cation transporter, which translates to MGNEHLGRRALSTLFALNGTMFFVELASGWRAESMGLIADGLDMGADAAVYLLALLAIGATESRKLRAARFAGRVQLGLAVLAMLELARRAVLGSAPEPPAMVAVSIAALAVNIWCLALLRRHRHGEVHLQAAWIFSATDVQANLGVLLAGALVALLDSAIPDLAIGLIVCWLVLRGALRIGRRVREQSTASVAAVGPGVAASRGAAKG; encoded by the coding sequence ATGGGTAACGAGCATCTCGGGCGTCGCGCGTTGAGCACGCTGTTCGCGCTGAACGGCACGATGTTCTTCGTCGAACTCGCCAGTGGCTGGCGAGCGGAGTCGATGGGCCTCATCGCCGACGGCCTCGATATGGGGGCCGATGCCGCCGTCTACTTGCTCGCCCTGCTTGCGATCGGCGCGACCGAGTCGCGCAAGCTGCGGGCCGCGCGGTTCGCAGGCCGCGTCCAGCTCGGTCTCGCCGTGCTGGCGATGCTCGAGCTGGCGCGGCGCGCGGTTCTGGGCAGTGCGCCGGAGCCGCCGGCCATGGTCGCGGTCTCCATCGCAGCACTCGCTGTCAACATCTGGTGCCTCGCCCTCCTTCGCCGCCATCGACACGGCGAGGTCCATCTGCAGGCTGCCTGGATCTTCTCCGCCACCGACGTGCAGGCGAACCTCGGCGTACTGCTCGCCGGCGCGCTCGTGGCGCTGCTCGACTCCGCGATACCCGATCTCGCCATCGGGTTGATCGTCTGCTGGCTCGTCCTCCGTGGCGCCCTGCGTATCGGACGGCGAGTCCGCGAACAGTCGACCGCCAGCGTTGCGGCAGTCGGACCGGGAGTGGCCGCGTCGCGCGGCGCCGCAAAAGGTTGA
- the atpB gene encoding F0F1 ATP synthase subunit A — protein sequence MKIGTFLTALTAALLLGAAPLAAQDHAEPVTAAAPSSAQADAEHADEKYDIITPHITDGNHMEVPWILPPFFKEVTLPHWEPIHVGPLTIDLSPTKHVIFLMLGAVLLIAIMILVANAHVRATQAGQAPKGGTNAIEAMILYIRNEVILPNVGHHGEGFVPYLLTVFFFILTLNLLGLVPYGSTATGNISVTATLAVMTFITVEIAGIRANGWGYLNTIFYWNNELPLLMRPLMFLIMSPVEMIGKLTKPFALAIRLFANMTAGHIVVLAFMGLFFTFLLPIGIAPLAMAVAIMLLELFVAFLQAFIFTLLSSVFIGQIREAHH from the coding sequence ATGAAGATCGGAACGTTCCTTACCGCTTTGACTGCCGCGCTGCTGCTGGGCGCCGCTCCCCTCGCCGCGCAGGACCACGCCGAGCCGGTGACTGCGGCCGCTCCGTCGAGCGCGCAGGCCGACGCCGAGCATGCGGATGAGAAGTACGACATCATCACGCCGCACATCACGGACGGGAACCACATGGAAGTGCCGTGGATCCTCCCGCCGTTCTTCAAGGAAGTCACGCTGCCGCACTGGGAGCCGATCCACGTCGGCCCGCTGACGATCGACCTCTCGCCGACCAAGCACGTGATCTTCCTCATGCTCGGCGCGGTGCTGCTGATCGCCATCATGATCCTCGTGGCCAACGCGCACGTGCGCGCCACGCAGGCCGGCCAGGCGCCCAAGGGCGGCACGAACGCCATCGAGGCGATGATCCTCTACATCCGCAACGAGGTCATCCTGCCGAACGTCGGGCACCACGGCGAGGGCTTCGTGCCCTACCTGCTCACGGTGTTCTTCTTCATCCTGACGCTGAACCTGCTGGGCCTCGTGCCCTACGGCAGCACGGCCACCGGCAACATCTCGGTGACGGCCACGCTCGCGGTGATGACCTTCATCACGGTGGAGATCGCCGGCATCCGCGCCAACGGCTGGGGCTACCTCAACACGATCTTCTACTGGAACAACGAACTGCCGCTGCTGATGCGGCCGCTGATGTTCCTCATCATGAGCCCGGTCGAGATGATCGGAAAGCTCACGAAGCCCTTCGCGCTGGCCATCCGTCTGTTCGCGAACATGACCGCCGGCCACATCGTGGTGCTGGCGTTCATGGGCCTGTTCTTCACGTTCCTCCTGCCGATCGGCATCGCCCCGCTGGCGATGGCGGTGGCGATCATGCTGCTCGAGCTGTTCGTGGCGTTCCTCCAGGCGTTCATCTTCACGCTGCTGTCGTCTGTCTTTATTGGGCAGATTCGGGAGGCGCACCACTAA
- the atpF gene encoding F0F1 ATP synthase subunit B: MRALRLALALLPFTATPAFAAEGGAGSLLTPHYGLITWTIVVFIATLLVLRKFAFGPILQAVQSREQALTDAMAAAERDRNEAAKLVAEQKAAIEAARAEAQRYIADGRATAESMRGEMLEQTRQQQAELLDRARKELEAEKAKAIDELRREAVDLALAGAGKLIGQKLDAAADRKLVEDYLGSLSK, encoded by the coding sequence ATGCGCGCTCTCCGCCTCGCCCTCGCACTCCTGCCCTTCACCGCCACCCCCGCCTTCGCGGCCGAGGGCGGCGCGGGCAGCCTCCTTACGCCGCACTACGGGCTGATCACGTGGACGATCGTCGTCTTCATCGCCACGCTGCTCGTACTGCGCAAGTTCGCCTTCGGGCCGATCCTGCAGGCCGTGCAGTCGCGTGAGCAGGCGCTCACCGACGCGATGGCGGCCGCCGAGCGCGACCGCAACGAGGCAGCCAAGCTGGTCGCCGAGCAGAAGGCGGCCATCGAGGCGGCGCGCGCCGAGGCGCAACGCTACATCGCCGACGGCCGCGCGACGGCCGAGTCGATGCGCGGCGAGATGCTGGAGCAGACGCGCCAGCAGCAGGCCGAGCTGCTCGACCGCGCCCGCAAGGAGCTCGAGGCCGAGAAGGCCAAGGCCATCGACGAGCTCCGTCGCGAGGCCGTGGACCTGGCGCTGGCCGGTGCCGGCAAGCTGATCGGGCAGAAGCTCGACGCCGCGGCCGACCGCAAGCTCGTCGAGGACTACCTCGGCTCGCTGAGCAAGTAA
- a CDS encoding efflux RND transporter permease subunit has protein sequence MLRSLIAWSAHNRFLVALFTVASVLGGWYALRQTPLEALPDLSDVQVIVQTEFNEQAPRIVEDQVTYPIAAEMLKVPGASVVRGYSFFGVSFVYVIFEDGTDLYWARSRVLEYLSGIQSRLPEGAQARLGPDATGLGWVYQYALEDRSGRMTLAELRSLQDWTLRYQLTAVPGVSEVASIGGYEKQYQVDLDPARLRAFGVSVPQVMAAVQRANNDVGAMVMELSEREFMVRGLGYLGSVADIEAVVVGARASGTPVRVGDVATVGVGPAVRRGIADLDGRGDAVGGIVVMRIGENALAVIERVKARLAELQAGLPAGVVITPVYDRSALIHHAVENLRAKLIEESLVVALVCIAFLLHLRSALVAIVTLPIGILIAFLAMRWVGVSADIMSLGGIAIAIGAMIDAAIVMIENMHKHLERALPPRDDRDARWFDTRSLSARERWRIVVTSAQEVGPALFFSLLIITVSFLPVFALEGQEGRMFKPLAFTKTFAMAAASLLSVTLVPVAMGLFVRGRIYREASNPLNRVLVRWYRPLIDAVLRRRWGVLTAAAAVLILSWVPWARTGSEFMPPVEEGTILFMPQTLPGLSVARARALLTTQDSILQSFPEVERVWGKAGRAETATDPAGLDMIETTISLKPESAWRPGITLEGLIDEMDRAVRMPGIINAWTMPIKGRIDMLATGIRTPVGVKVFGPDLGVLEEVARQVEAAVQMVPGTRSVFAERAVSGYYVDIELDRTAAARYGINVADAQDVIAAAVGGMVITETVEGRERYGVRVRYPQELRESPEQLAEVLVPATVAGPMATAAASMAGMAVGQASGRAAAQIPLGQIASIRLSPGPMVVRTEGAVPTAWVYVDVTGRDVGSYVEEARRTVAEQVALPAGYSLRWSGQYEYMERARRTMRVVIPVTLSIIVLLLYLNFRNAAETFLVLLSLPFALVGGLWLVYLLGYNWSVAVAVGFIALAGVAAETGVVMVIYLDHAWKAALSQLPPDAAPDGSVLYRAVIEGAVERVRPKLMTVTAIMAGLFPIMWTDGAGSSVMKRIAAPMVGGMVSSTVLTLLVIPAAYSLWREWGLRRAGANLS, from the coding sequence ATGCTCCGATCCCTCATCGCGTGGTCTGCGCACAACCGTTTCCTCGTCGCACTCTTTACGGTCGCCTCCGTGCTGGGCGGCTGGTACGCCCTGCGGCAGACGCCGCTTGAGGCCCTGCCAGACCTGAGCGACGTCCAGGTGATCGTGCAGACGGAGTTCAATGAGCAGGCGCCGCGCATCGTCGAGGACCAGGTCACGTATCCGATTGCGGCCGAGATGCTCAAGGTGCCCGGCGCCAGCGTCGTCCGCGGGTACTCATTCTTCGGTGTCTCCTTCGTGTACGTGATTTTCGAGGACGGCACCGATCTGTACTGGGCGCGATCACGAGTCCTTGAATACCTCAGCGGCATCCAGTCGCGCCTGCCTGAGGGCGCACAGGCACGATTGGGGCCGGACGCCACGGGCCTCGGCTGGGTCTACCAGTACGCCCTCGAGGACCGCAGCGGCCGGATGACGCTCGCCGAGCTGCGCAGCCTGCAGGACTGGACGCTGCGTTACCAGCTCACGGCGGTACCCGGCGTCAGCGAGGTAGCCAGCATCGGCGGCTATGAGAAGCAGTACCAGGTCGACCTCGATCCGGCACGGCTCCGGGCCTTTGGCGTGAGCGTGCCGCAGGTGATGGCGGCGGTGCAGCGCGCCAACAACGATGTCGGGGCGATGGTGATGGAGTTGAGCGAGCGCGAGTTTATGGTGCGCGGGCTCGGCTACCTCGGCTCGGTCGCCGACATCGAGGCTGTCGTGGTGGGGGCGAGGGCGTCCGGCACGCCCGTGCGGGTGGGGGACGTGGCGACGGTCGGCGTCGGGCCCGCGGTGCGGCGCGGCATTGCCGACCTCGACGGCCGCGGAGACGCGGTCGGGGGCATCGTCGTGATGCGCATTGGCGAGAATGCGTTGGCCGTCATCGAGCGCGTGAAGGCCCGGCTTGCGGAGCTGCAGGCGGGACTGCCGGCTGGCGTGGTCATCACCCCAGTGTACGACCGCTCGGCGCTGATCCACCACGCGGTCGAGAACCTGCGCGCCAAGTTGATCGAGGAGTCGCTCGTGGTGGCGTTGGTCTGCATCGCCTTCTTGCTGCACCTGCGTTCGGCGCTGGTCGCCATCGTCACGCTCCCGATCGGCATCCTGATCGCCTTCCTCGCCATGCGTTGGGTGGGCGTCAGCGCGGATATTATGTCATTGGGCGGAATCGCGATTGCCATCGGCGCGATGATTGATGCGGCGATTGTGATGATCGAGAATATGCACAAACACCTGGAACGCGCCTTGCCTCCCCGCGATGATCGGGACGCGCGCTGGTTTGACACGCGGAGCCTCAGCGCCCGCGAGCGATGGCGCATCGTCGTGACCTCGGCGCAGGAGGTGGGACCGGCGCTGTTCTTCTCGCTGCTCATCATCACGGTGTCGTTCCTGCCCGTCTTCGCGCTTGAGGGCCAGGAGGGACGGATGTTCAAGCCGCTCGCCTTCACCAAGACGTTTGCGATGGCGGCGGCGAGCCTGCTGTCCGTCACGCTGGTGCCCGTTGCGATGGGGCTATTCGTGAGGGGTCGCATCTACCGCGAGGCATCCAACCCGCTCAACCGCGTTCTGGTGCGTTGGTATCGGCCGCTGATCGATGCGGTCCTGCGCCGCCGATGGGGCGTCCTGACGGCCGCAGCTGCCGTCCTGATCCTCAGTTGGGTCCCCTGGGCGCGGACTGGCAGCGAGTTCATGCCGCCGGTGGAGGAGGGGACGATTCTCTTCATGCCGCAAACCCTCCCAGGACTGAGCGTGGCGCGCGCACGTGCGCTGCTCACCACGCAGGACAGCATCCTGCAGAGCTTCCCCGAGGTGGAGCGTGTCTGGGGCAAGGCCGGTCGTGCGGAGACGGCCACGGATCCCGCGGGCCTCGACATGATCGAGACCACAATCTCGCTGAAGCCGGAGTCGGCGTGGCGGCCGGGCATCACGCTCGAGGGCCTCATCGACGAGATGGACCGCGCGGTACGAATGCCTGGGATCATCAACGCGTGGACGATGCCCATCAAGGGGCGCATCGACATGCTCGCCACGGGTATCCGCACGCCGGTAGGCGTCAAGGTGTTCGGGCCGGATCTCGGGGTGCTCGAGGAGGTGGCCCGTCAGGTCGAGGCCGCGGTCCAGATGGTGCCGGGCACCCGTAGCGTGTTCGCTGAGCGGGCTGTCAGCGGCTACTACGTCGACATTGAACTCGACCGGACGGCCGCCGCGCGCTACGGAATCAATGTCGCCGACGCGCAGGATGTGATTGCCGCGGCAGTCGGCGGGATGGTCATCACGGAGACCGTCGAGGGACGCGAGCGTTACGGCGTCCGCGTGCGCTACCCGCAGGAACTGCGCGAGTCGCCCGAGCAACTCGCGGAGGTCCTCGTGCCCGCGACGGTCGCGGGACCGATGGCAACGGCCGCGGCGAGTATGGCTGGGATGGCCGTTGGGCAGGCATCCGGGCGGGCTGCCGCACAGATCCCGCTTGGACAGATCGCGAGCATCCGGCTGAGTCCCGGCCCGATGGTCGTGCGGACGGAGGGCGCGGTTCCGACGGCGTGGGTGTACGTGGACGTTACGGGCCGGGATGTCGGCAGCTACGTAGAGGAGGCGAGACGCACGGTCGCCGAGCAGGTCGCGTTGCCGGCCGGCTATTCGCTGCGGTGGAGTGGACAATACGAGTATATGGAGCGTGCTCGCCGCACGATGCGCGTAGTGATTCCCGTGACACTCTCGATCATCGTGCTGCTCCTCTATCTGAACTTCCGCAATGCGGCCGAAACGTTCTTGGTGCTGCTCTCGCTTCCCTTCGCGCTCGTGGGTGGCCTCTGGTTGGTGTACCTCCTTGGATACAACTGGTCCGTCGCCGTCGCGGTGGGGTTCATTGCGTTGGCAGGCGTGGCCGCCGAGACCGGTGTAGTGATGGTCATCTACTTGGACCACGCTTGGAAGGCGGCGTTGAGTCAGCTTCCGCCCGACGCGGCACCGGACGGGAGCGTTCTTTACCGCGCGGTGATTGAAGGTGCGGTCGAACGGGTGCGGCCAAAATTGATGACGGTCACGGCCATCATGGCTGGCTTGTTTCCGATTATGTGGACCGATGGAGCCGGGTCGAGCGTGATGAAGCGCATCGCGGCCCCGATGGTTGGAGGAATGGTGTCAAGCACCGTCCTCACGCTGCTCGTGATTCCGGCGGCATACTCGCTCTGGCGGGAGTGGGGATTGCGGAGGGCCGGTGCTAACCTCAGCTAG
- a CDS encoding MoxR family ATPase: MAVQIGQRIVGQHDIVDSMTSAILAGGHVLLVGVPGLAKTLLIATLADALDLHFSRIQFTPDLMPSDITGTELLEEDHGTGKRAFTFAQGPVFGNIVLADEINRAPPKTQAALLQAMQEHTVTVAGKTYQLPEPFFVLATQNPIEQEGTYHLPEAQLDRFMYELRIGYPSVAEEEAIVSQTTGVMKGAVKPVLTAAEVLEMQKLVRRLPAPPSLVKYAVGLARATRPGEPEATAAVKKYISFGAGPRAGQNLVLGAKARAAMDGRAVPDLEDVDAVAFSVLRHRVVLNFQAEAEGVGIEQILGLGGAKGR; this comes from the coding sequence ATGGCCGTGCAGATCGGCCAGCGCATCGTCGGCCAGCACGACATCGTCGACAGCATGACCAGCGCCATCCTCGCCGGCGGCCACGTGCTGCTGGTGGGTGTGCCAGGCCTGGCCAAGACGCTGCTCATCGCCACTCTGGCGGACGCCCTGGATCTGCACTTCTCGCGCATCCAGTTCACGCCGGACCTCATGCCCAGCGACATCACCGGCACCGAGCTGCTGGAGGAGGACCACGGCACCGGCAAGCGCGCATTCACCTTTGCGCAGGGCCCGGTGTTCGGCAACATCGTGCTGGCCGACGAGATCAACCGCGCGCCGCCGAAGACGCAGGCCGCGCTGCTGCAGGCGATGCAGGAGCACACGGTGACGGTAGCGGGCAAGACGTATCAACTGCCCGAGCCGTTCTTCGTGTTGGCCACGCAGAACCCCATCGAGCAGGAAGGGACGTACCACTTGCCCGAGGCGCAGCTGGACCGGTTTATGTATGAACTGCGCATCGGCTACCCGAGTGTGGCCGAGGAAGAGGCGATCGTCTCGCAGACCACGGGCGTAATGAAGGGCGCGGTGAAGCCCGTGCTCACGGCCGCCGAGGTGCTGGAGATGCAGAAGTTGGTGCGGCGTCTGCCGGCGCCGCCTTCGCTGGTGAAGTACGCGGTGGGTCTCGCGCGCGCGACGCGTCCGGGGGAGCCGGAGGCGACGGCGGCGGTGAAGAAGTACATCAGCTTTGGGGCTGGGCCGCGCGCGGGGCAGAATCTCGTGCTCGGCGCCAAGGCGCGGGCGGCGATGGATGGGCGAGCGGTGCCGGATCTTGAGGATGTGGATGCGGTGGCGTTCTCGGTGCTGCGGCACCGTGTGGTGCTCAACTTCCAGGCGGAGGCTGAGGGGGTTGGGATTGAGCAGATTCTCGGGCTTGGCGGGGCGAAGGGGCGCTAG
- a CDS encoding F0F1 ATP synthase subunit delta, producing MRDVSIARNYAEALLALASKANDRSGWGALVSALGDAVSQDQTLSRFLEAPQVSAAEKSAILGKALADKAPKHFVRFVQKLVANRRQMLLPEIAVEYHSLLDAAEGRVHARVTVARPFDAAGQEALTASLSKALKKTVVAHVSVDERILGGVVVRVGDTVMDGSVQRRLGKLRGALIGAR from the coding sequence ATGCGCGACGTCTCGATCGCCCGTAACTACGCCGAGGCGCTGCTGGCGCTGGCCAGCAAGGCCAACGACCGCAGTGGCTGGGGCGCGCTGGTGAGCGCGCTCGGCGACGCCGTGAGCCAGGACCAGACGCTGTCGCGCTTCCTCGAGGCGCCGCAGGTGAGTGCCGCCGAGAAGAGCGCGATCCTTGGCAAGGCGCTGGCGGACAAGGCGCCGAAGCACTTCGTGCGGTTTGTGCAGAAGCTGGTGGCGAACCGTCGGCAGATGCTGCTGCCGGAGATTGCGGTGGAGTATCACAGCTTGTTGGATGCGGCCGAGGGTCGGGTGCACGCGCGGGTGACGGTGGCGCGGCCGTTTGATGCGGCGGGGCAGGAGGCGCTTACGGCTTCGCTGTCCAAGGCGCTCAAGAAGACGGTGGTGGCGCACGTTTCCGTCGATGAGCGGATTCTCGGCGGCGTGGTTGTGCGTGTTGGCGACACCGTGATGGATGGGTCGGTGCAGCGGCGGCTCGGCAAGCTGCGTGGGGCGCTGATTGGTGCGCGGTAA